From one Geminocystis sp. M7585_C2015_104 genomic stretch:
- a CDS encoding response regulator: MTTVLIVEDDPVNMKVFAKILTKRGGFEVKGSEDVEEILSLARAGVPDIILMDVSLSNSYYQGKPVDGIQITQMLKSDEKTRSIPVILVTAHAMRGDKEAFLAESGADGYISKPVVDHEQFVATIKAMLSSRG, encoded by the coding sequence ATGACTACAGTGTTAATTGTAGAGGATGACCCCGTCAACATGAAGGTGTTTGCAAAAATTTTGACTAAAAGAGGGGGATTTGAAGTAAAGGGAAGTGAGGATGTGGAGGAGATTTTGAGTTTAGCAAGGGCGGGTGTTCCTGATATTATTCTAATGGACGTATCCCTATCCAATAGTTATTATCAGGGCAAACCAGTAGACGGCATACAAATAACTCAAATGCTCAAATCGGACGAGAAAACTAGGTCTATTCCTGTTATCCTGGTTACTGCCCATGCTATGCGGGGGGATAAAGAGGCGTTTTTGGCGGAAAGTGGTGCTGATGGTTACATATCCAAGCCTGTAGTTGACCATGAACAATTCGTAGCTACCATCAAGGCCATGTTGTCTAGTAGGGGGTAG
- a CDS encoding DASH family cryptochrome: MKTVLIWFRNDLRIHDQILIHKALAGNPDRIIPFYCLDERQFKTTSFGFPKTGKFRARFLLESLADLRNSLQKLGSNLIIRRGIPEEIIPEIVYRNQVAIVYYSEEATAEEKSVETKLTKRLKKMNVEVESYWQATLYHPEDLPFPVGEIPDLFTNFRKEVEKKSEVKPCYPSPERLPPTPEMEIGEIPTLTELGLEEFTPSPKAVLNFRGGETEGLKRLKHYFWEKDCLKDYKQTRNRMLGADYSSKFSPWLALGCLSPRYVYWQVKKYEEERVKNDSTYWLVFELLWRDFFRFTAVKYGNRIFYLSGIQNLSLPWEEDWEKFVAWCEGQTGYPLVDANMRELKETGFMSNRGRQNVASFLTKNLGINWQMGAEWFESLLIDYDVCSNWGNWNYTAGVGNDARGFRYFNIPKQSKDYDYNGDYLRHWLPEIAAIKGEKIHEPWKLSAEEQKRYGVKLGLDYPRPVVDFFESIKRNERIYRQAKK; this comes from the coding sequence ATGAAGACTGTACTAATTTGGTTTCGTAATGACCTAAGAATTCATGACCAAATTCTAATCCACAAAGCCTTAGCTGGAAACCCTGACAGGATTATACCATTTTATTGTTTAGACGAAAGACAATTCAAAACCACCTCTTTTGGCTTCCCGAAGACGGGGAAATTTAGGGCAAGGTTTCTGTTGGAAAGTCTAGCGGATTTGAGAAATTCCCTCCAAAAGTTGGGAAGCAATTTGATTATCAGAAGAGGAATTCCGGAGGAAATTATACCGGAAATAGTCTACCGAAATCAAGTGGCAATAGTTTATTATTCAGAAGAAGCAACGGCAGAGGAAAAATCAGTAGAAACAAAGCTTACCAAGAGACTAAAAAAGATGAATGTGGAAGTAGAAAGCTACTGGCAGGCTACCTTATACCATCCAGAAGATTTGCCATTTCCGGTGGGCGAAATTCCTGATTTGTTTACCAATTTTAGAAAGGAGGTGGAGAAAAAGAGTGAGGTTAAACCCTGTTATCCCTCCCCCGAAAGACTCCCACCGACACCAGAGATGGAAATAGGGGAAATACCAACTTTAACAGAATTAGGATTAGAAGAATTCACCCCCTCACCAAAGGCAGTATTGAATTTCAGGGGTGGAGAGACGGAGGGGTTAAAAAGACTAAAACACTATTTTTGGGAAAAAGACTGCCTTAAGGATTATAAACAAACTCGTAATAGAATGCTGGGGGCGGATTATTCTTCTAAGTTTTCCCCCTGGTTGGCATTAGGATGTCTTTCCCCACGTTATGTTTATTGGCAGGTGAAAAAGTATGAGGAGGAAAGAGTTAAAAATGACTCCACCTATTGGCTAGTATTTGAATTGCTTTGGCGGGATTTCTTCCGTTTTACCGCTGTTAAGTATGGCAATCGCATTTTTTACCTTTCTGGAATTCAAAATCTCTCCCTACCGTGGGAAGAAGACTGGGAAAAATTTGTAGCATGGTGCGAGGGACAAACAGGTTACCCGCTAGTAGATGCTAATATGAGGGAGTTGAAGGAGACAGGATTTATGTCTAATAGAGGGAGACAGAATGTAGCCAGTTTCCTGACGAAGAATTTAGGGATTAATTGGCAAATGGGTGCGGAATGGTTTGAGTCCCTTTTGATAGACTATGATGTGTGTAGTAACTGGGGAAATTGGAATTATACTGCCGGTGTGGGCAATGATGCCAGGGGCTTCCGTTATTTTAACATACCGAAGCAATCAAAAGACTATGACTATAATGGGGATTATTTAAGACATTGGCTACCAGAAATTGCCGCCATTAAGGGGGAAAAAATACATGAGCCCTGGAAATTGTCTGCTGAAGAACAGAAACGATATGGGGTAAAATTAGGATTGGATTATCCTCGTCCCGTTGTAGACTTTTTTGAATCCATTAAACGTAATGAAAGAATATACCGACAGGCCAAAAAATGA
- the rsmH gene encoding 16S rRNA (cytosine(1402)-N(4))-methyltransferase RsmH, whose amino-acid sequence MEKFTHKPVLVQEIIEYLKIKDKGHYLDATVGAGGHAELILSQGNNIRITAIDQDESAIVFAKERLKYYGERVTFFLGNFADFSPEGDRIFDGIIADLGVSSPQLDNPKRGFSFRLEGDLDMRMNQSQPLTAKDIVNSWGEKDLADLFFTYGEERYSRQIARMIVQKRPFYTTTQLAEAIASCVPSEYRHGRIHPATRTFQALRIKVNEELSSLEKFLQKAPSWLKQGGRIAVISFHSLEDRIVKNQFRHHPLLKIVTKKPIVPSIAEKNNNPRSRSAKLRVAERISP is encoded by the coding sequence ATGGAAAAATTTACACATAAACCTGTTTTGGTTCAGGAAATCATAGAATACTTAAAAATAAAAGACAAGGGCCACTATTTAGATGCGACAGTTGGAGCAGGTGGGCATGCAGAATTGATTTTAAGCCAGGGAAATAACATTAGAATAACCGCCATTGACCAGGACGAGTCGGCTATAGTTTTTGCCAAGGAAAGACTAAAATACTATGGGGAGAGGGTGACTTTTTTTCTAGGAAACTTCGCCGATTTTTCCCCAGAAGGTGACAGAATATTTGACGGTATTATAGCAGATTTGGGGGTCAGTTCCCCCCAACTGGATAACCCTAAAAGAGGATTCAGTTTCCGCCTGGAGGGAGACCTAGACATGCGGATGAATCAAAGTCAACCTCTCACGGCAAAAGATATTGTTAACAGTTGGGGGGAAAAAGACTTGGCAGATTTGTTTTTTACCTACGGCGAGGAAAGATACTCTCGTCAGATTGCCCGTATGATAGTACAAAAAAGACCATTCTATACCACAACTCAATTAGCAGAAGCCATTGCCTCCTGTGTACCTTCAGAATACCGACATGGTAGAATACACCCAGCTACTCGCACTTTCCAAGCCCTTAGAATCAAAGTTAATGAAGAGTTGAGTAGTCTGGAGAAATTTTTACAAAAGGCACCATCTTGGTTGAAACAAGGGGGAAGAATAGCCGTCATCAGTTTCCATAGCTTGGAAGATAGAATTGTCAAAAACCAATTTCGCCATCATCCCCTCTTAAAAATTGTCACCAAGAAGCCCATTGTACCCAGTATAGCAGAAAAAAATAATAATCCTCGCTCCCGTTCCGCCAAACTCAGAGTCGCAGAAAGAATATCCCCCTGA
- a CDS encoding glucose-1-phosphate thymidylyltransferase codes for MKALVLSGGKGTRLRPITYTGAKQLVPVANKPILWYGIEAIVKAGITDIGIIISPETGAQVKEKTGDGSRFGAKITYILQESPDGLAHAVKVARPFLADSPFIMYLGDNLIADDLQEYLDEFKSKNLDALILLRKVSNPTAFGVAKLDENGRVLELVEKPKTPPSNLALVGIYFFSPAIHEVIETLRPSPRGELEITDAIQALIERGKHVEARQLKNWWLDTGKKDDLLEANRIILDTTLPPGEKPALAENSQIIGRVKVGQNTSIVNSTIRGPVIIGDNCRIENCFIGPYSSIADGVILTEVDIEHSVVLEKAEVRGIQQRIVDSVIGQRAKIYFQPKRPKALSFMVGDDSIIELA; via the coding sequence ATGAAAGCACTAGTTTTATCCGGTGGCAAAGGCACTCGTTTGCGCCCCATCACCTACACAGGTGCTAAACAATTGGTGCCAGTGGCAAATAAGCCCATCCTGTGGTATGGCATTGAGGCAATAGTTAAGGCAGGGATTACAGATATTGGCATAATTATAAGTCCGGAAACAGGGGCCCAGGTAAAGGAAAAAACAGGGGATGGTAGTCGTTTCGGTGCTAAAATAACCTATATACTTCAGGAAAGCCCAGACGGTTTGGCACATGCTGTCAAAGTAGCCCGTCCCTTTTTAGCAGATTCCCCCTTTATAATGTATCTGGGGGATAACCTCATCGCCGACGACTTACAAGAGTATCTGGATGAATTCAAAAGTAAAAACCTAGACGCCCTAATCCTACTAAGAAAAGTCTCAAATCCAACGGCTTTTGGTGTTGCCAAACTGGATGAAAATGGACGGGTATTGGAGTTAGTAGAAAAACCGAAAACCCCCCCCTCAAACTTAGCATTGGTTGGTATCTATTTTTTCTCTCCAGCTATCCATGAAGTTATCGAAACACTTAGGCCGTCCCCCAGGGGCGAGTTGGAAATTACTGATGCCATTCAAGCCCTTATTGAAAGAGGTAAACACGTAGAGGCAAGACAGTTAAAAAATTGGTGGTTGGATACGGGGAAAAAAGACGATCTACTGGAGGCAAATAGGATTATTTTAGACACCACCCTGCCGCCGGGCGAAAAACCGGCTTTGGCAGAAAATAGTCAAATTATTGGCAGGGTAAAAGTAGGCCAGAACACCAGTATAGTCAATTCTACCATTAGAGGGCCTGTCATTATAGGAGACAATTGTCGTATTGAAAACTGCTTCATAGGCCCCTATTCTAGCATTGCCGATGGCGTCATCCTCACCGAAGTAGATATAGAACACAGTGTAGTACTGGAAAAGGCAGAGGTGAGGGGTATTCAGCAAAGAATTGTAGACAGTGTCATTGGACAGAGGGCAAAAATCTACTTTCAGCCTAAACGTCCCAAAGCCCTCAGTTTCATGGTGGGTGACGACTCTATAATAGAATTGGCCTGA
- a CDS encoding ComEA family DNA-binding protein, producing the protein MGWLSDDWQWLLEKKRLAAKLKKNPYYRFQSEREIEIAGELGVKIDVNRATVDEWLRLPGISIIQAKKLVEIVNSGIPLLCIEDLAAALGVSVFQIQPWRPVLYFSYYLPDSCYENERINPNYATLNQLQQIPNLPPEIATKIIRERETGGEYRHMGDLKNRLDLDPQLAYHLLRYFQF; encoded by the coding sequence ATGGGGTGGTTGTCAGATGACTGGCAGTGGCTGCTGGAAAAAAAACGACTGGCAGCCAAACTAAAAAAAAATCCTTACTATCGTTTCCAGTCAGAGAGGGAGATAGAAATAGCAGGGGAATTAGGGGTGAAAATTGACGTAAATAGGGCCACAGTAGACGAATGGTTAAGATTGCCGGGCATTTCTATCATTCAAGCCAAAAAATTGGTGGAGATTGTAAATTCTGGTATCCCCTTGTTGTGTATAGAAGACTTAGCCGCAGCCTTGGGGGTGTCAGTGTTTCAAATCCAGCCATGGCGGCCGGTATTGTATTTCAGCTATTACCTCCCAGATAGCTGTTACGAGAATGAAAGAATCAATCCCAATTATGCCACCCTAAACCAACTACAACAAATCCCCAACCTTCCGCCAGAAATAGCCACAAAAATCATAAGGGAGAGGGAAACTGGTGGTGAATACCGCCACATGGGGGATTTAAAGAATAGACTTGATCTTGACCCCCAATTAGCCTACCATCTACTCAGGTATTTTCAGTTTTAA
- the psaM gene encoding photosystem I reaction center subunit XII, which produces MSETQVFVALIIALIPAILAYRLGLELYK; this is translated from the coding sequence ATTTCCGAAACTCAAGTATTTGTCGCCTTGATTATTGCCTTGATTCCTGCTATTTTAGCCTATCGTTTGGGCCTTGAGTTATACAAATAA
- a CDS encoding aminotransferase class IV produces MFYFDGNLHRDNKISLDINSPVWLYGVSVFTTIRIYGHSLSHPLTNWNRHVRRLKTSISEFEWPMPDWEKIKTEVEDLSKHFPVIRIAILPDGKEIITGRNLPENLGEKQRQGVRGLVLYDDVVKRGISRHKTGNYLPNWLALNMAKKQDCQEAILTDKQHHWLETATGNLWGYKKGVWFTPPPGEILPGIARETIIDYADFPIEVNQWTEEFVEELEAVAYSNSVVEIIPFSEIQMRDKIKKYNPLHPAYSLLRGVYSKLA; encoded by the coding sequence ATGTTTTACTTTGATGGGAATTTGCATAGAGATAATAAAATCTCCCTTGACATAAATAGTCCCGTCTGGCTGTATGGAGTCTCAGTTTTTACTACTATTAGAATATATGGCCACTCCCTGTCTCATCCTCTAACTAATTGGAATCGGCATGTAAGGCGTTTAAAAACCAGTATAAGTGAATTTGAATGGCCAATGCCAGACTGGGAGAAAATAAAAACAGAGGTGGAAGACTTGTCAAAACACTTCCCTGTTATAAGGATTGCGATTCTTCCCGACGGCAAGGAGATTATTACGGGAAGGAATTTGCCCGAAAATCTAGGGGAAAAACAACGACAAGGAGTGAGGGGTTTAGTATTATATGATGACGTAGTAAAACGAGGGATAAGCCGACACAAAACAGGAAATTATTTACCCAACTGGTTGGCGTTAAATATGGCCAAAAAACAAGATTGTCAAGAGGCAATTTTAACTGATAAACAACACCACTGGCTGGAAACGGCAACGGGAAATCTCTGGGGTTATAAAAAAGGTGTCTGGTTTACACCTCCCCCAGGAGAAATATTGCCAGGCATTGCCAGAGAAACTATTATCGACTATGCGGATTTTCCCATAGAAGTAAACCAGTGGACCGAGGAATTTGTAGAAGAATTGGAAGCAGTTGCCTATAGTAACAGTGTGGTGGAAATAATCCCTTTTTCTGAAATCCAAATGAGGGATAAGATTAAAAAATACAATCCCCTCCACCCCGCCTACTCCCTCCTGAGAGGTGTCTATAGTAAATTGGCTTAG
- the hflX gene encoding GTPase HflX, whose product MSTEKIYGSLQGLKPSEIKQLQRLYHQRIRSDRLTTVELAERVAAISAQLNKAVSVYLNRRGQVVRVGVGNLYQTKIPPSQLPRYSGLRLSGIRCLTTSLSPSPPSEACLTAMVLQRLDALVYLNITDKGTFRKDGSPTGFVSTVYLAHLLPPFASANGNQGYWQISPPLSLDAVASEDFLDLVGNLESEFEREYTSQETSPEQERVLLVGVHTSDISEQQFQYNMLELARLVDTAGGKVVAQITQKRPKPDSQTVVGAGKVAEIALKVQSLGVNLVVFDRELSPSQVRTLEDEFGVRVVDRTEVILDIFAQRAQSKAGKLQVELAQLEYMLPRLTGKGQAMSRLGGGIGTRGPGETKLEMEKRAIQKRIARLQQEVNELQSHRARLRQQRQAKNMPCVAIVGYTNAGKSTLINSLTNANVYTADQLFATLDPTTRRLSLMDHKTGKSGTIVITDTVGFIHELPPELVDSFRATLEEVIEADALLHVVDLSHPAWESHIQSVRDILRDMPLAPTLEILAFNKIDIADSQHLNTAREKYPNALFISAEKRLGLETLRHRLLYTLVP is encoded by the coding sequence ATGTCCACGGAAAAAATATACGGCAGTCTTCAGGGATTAAAACCAAGTGAAATAAAACAGCTACAGAGATTATACCATCAGAGAATTAGAAGTGACCGTCTAACCACTGTAGAATTAGCAGAAAGAGTTGCCGCTATTAGTGCCCAACTAAACAAGGCTGTTAGTGTATATCTTAACCGCCGTGGCCAAGTGGTAAGGGTGGGGGTGGGCAACCTTTACCAGACAAAAATCCCCCCCTCCCAATTGCCTCGTTATAGTGGCTTGAGACTATCTGGCATCCGCTGCCTCACCACCTCCCTCTCCCCCTCCCCGCCGTCAGAAGCCTGTCTGACAGCCATGGTGCTGCAAAGACTAGACGCCCTAGTCTATCTAAATATAACTGATAAAGGGACTTTCCGCAAGGATGGCAGTCCCACCGGTTTTGTGTCTACTGTGTATCTAGCCCATCTTTTACCCCCTTTTGCCTCCGCCAACGGCAACCAGGGATACTGGCAAATATCTCCACCTTTGTCTCTAGATGCCGTTGCCAGCGAAGATTTCCTAGATTTGGTGGGCAACTTGGAGTCTGAATTTGAGCGAGAATACACTTCCCAAGAGACTTCCCCTGAACAGGAAAGGGTACTACTTGTTGGAGTACATACTAGCGACATTAGTGAACAACAATTTCAGTACAACATGCTGGAATTGGCGCGACTGGTAGATACTGCGGGGGGGAAGGTAGTAGCCCAAATCACCCAGAAACGCCCCAAACCCGACAGTCAGACTGTGGTTGGCGCGGGGAAGGTGGCAGAGATTGCCCTTAAAGTCCAAAGCCTTGGTGTTAACCTTGTAGTATTTGATAGGGAACTATCCCCCTCCCAAGTGCGCACCTTGGAAGATGAATTTGGTGTTCGGGTTGTCGATCGCACAGAAGTAATATTGGATATATTTGCTCAAAGGGCTCAGTCTAAAGCAGGAAAGCTACAGGTGGAGTTGGCTCAACTGGAATACATGTTACCGAGACTTACAGGAAAGGGACAGGCTATGTCTCGTTTGGGTGGTGGTATTGGCACCAGAGGTCCAGGGGAAACTAAACTAGAAATGGAAAAACGGGCAATCCAAAAGAGAATAGCCAGACTACAACAAGAAGTCAACGAACTACAAAGCCATCGCGCACGTCTCAGACAACAGAGACAGGCTAAGAATATGCCTTGTGTAGCCATTGTCGGGTATACCAACGCCGGCAAGTCTACTCTTATTAACAGTCTTACCAATGCCAATGTTTACACTGCAGACCAACTTTTTGCTACCTTAGATCCCACTACCAGAAGACTCTCCTTAATGGACCATAAAACAGGCAAATCCGGTACAATCGTCATCACAGACACAGTGGGCTTCATTCACGAATTGCCCCCGGAATTAGTGGACTCCTTCCGTGCTACCCTGGAAGAGGTAATAGAGGCGGATGCCCTTTTACATGTTGTCGACTTATCTCACCCAGCCTGGGAAAGTCATATCCAGTCTGTGAGGGATATTCTCAGAGATATGCCCCTTGCGCCCACCTTGGAAATTCTTGCCTTCAATAAAATCGACATTGCCGACAGTCAGCATCTAAATACTGCCAGGGAAAAATACCCCAATGCCCTTTTTATCTCCGCCGAAAAACGCCTGGGGTTGGAAACACTACGTCATCGTCTATTGTACACTCTTGTCCCCTAG
- a CDS encoding undecaprenyl/decaprenyl-phosphate alpha-N-acetylglucosaminyl 1-phosphate transferase, translating into MVVVKILYIPISLMIANPSHSNEIYHLLAFLVSMNVVLWATPVVKAIGLKSGYVDKPSERKIHNKPVVRIGGIAIFVGTTAGLLVVWWLGGFGVLPPAKDAEIWGVTIGAVLFFIIGLADDLFSLSPQFRLILQSVIAGFAWYKGVRIEFFTIPFGELVHIDMWWLSLPITVIWLVGMVNAINWIDGLDGLAAGVCGIAAVVMLIVSLFMNQPAAALLAAALAGGALGFLRYNFNPAEIFMGDGGAYFMGFMLAGVAVIGIAKTAAVTAVFLPFLILAVPIVDMAWVIFSRICQGKSPFLPDKRHIHHRLLQAGVSQRLTAIYIYSLTLWLGSIALAFAGFPSGGVYTLASTLLLAYTTWHVWRNRRIPS; encoded by the coding sequence ATGGTGGTCGTCAAGATACTTTACATTCCCATTTCACTAATGATAGCTAACCCGAGCCATAGCAATGAGATTTATCACCTGCTTGCCTTCCTAGTGTCGATGAATGTAGTTTTATGGGCAACACCAGTAGTTAAGGCAATAGGGTTAAAGAGTGGATACGTAGACAAGCCCTCTGAACGTAAAATTCATAACAAGCCCGTTGTGAGAATTGGTGGGATTGCCATTTTTGTGGGCACAACGGCAGGATTATTAGTGGTGTGGTGGTTGGGGGGTTTTGGAGTTTTGCCACCGGCTAAAGATGCAGAGATATGGGGAGTTACCATTGGTGCTGTTTTATTCTTTATAATTGGTTTAGCGGACGACTTATTTAGTCTTTCCCCTCAGTTTCGTTTAATTTTACAGTCTGTTATTGCCGGGTTTGCCTGGTATAAGGGGGTGAGAATCGAATTCTTTACCATTCCCTTTGGTGAATTAGTCCATATTGACATGTGGTGGCTAAGTTTGCCCATTACAGTTATCTGGTTAGTAGGGATGGTAAATGCCATTAACTGGATTGACGGGTTAGACGGATTGGCGGCGGGGGTATGCGGCATTGCGGCGGTGGTGATGTTAATCGTCAGTCTGTTTATGAATCAACCGGCTGCAGCGTTGTTGGCGGCGGCTTTGGCGGGTGGTGCGTTAGGATTCTTACGTTACAACTTCAACCCGGCGGAAATATTCATGGGGGATGGTGGGGCTTATTTTATGGGATTCATGTTAGCCGGAGTGGCAGTCATTGGCATTGCTAAAACTGCTGCAGTTACTGCCGTATTCTTGCCCTTTCTCATTCTAGCAGTGCCCATAGTAGACATGGCCTGGGTAATTTTCTCCCGCATTTGCCAAGGTAAATCCCCTTTTTTACCCGACAAGCGCCACATTCACCATCGTTTGCTACAAGCAGGCGTCTCCCAACGTCTTACCGCCATCTATATCTACTCTTTAACCCTTTGGCTGGGAAGTATCGCCCTAGCTTTTGCTGGTTTTCCTAGTGGGGGCGTATATACTCTTGCCTCAACCCTCTTACTGGCTTATACCACTTGGCACGTCTGGCGCAATCGTCGTATTCCCTCGTAA
- the rplS gene encoding 50S ribosomal protein L19, whose protein sequence is MNPSEIIKSIEAEYMKPADKIPEIHVGDTVRVGVRIQEGGKERIQPFEGTVIAMRHGGINKTITVRRIFQGVGVERVFLVHSPIVASIEVLRRGKVRRAKLYYLRHRVGKATKVKQRQERATPEETTAAS, encoded by the coding sequence ATTAACCCCAGTGAGATTATCAAGTCCATAGAGGCGGAATACATGAAGCCGGCGGATAAAATACCAGAAATCCATGTCGGCGACACCGTGAGGGTGGGCGTTAGAATTCAGGAAGGCGGCAAAGAGAGGATACAACCCTTTGAAGGCACAGTCATAGCCATGCGCCACGGCGGGATAAACAAAACCATTACTGTTAGACGCATTTTCCAGGGAGTGGGGGTAGAAAGAGTATTCCTAGTACACTCTCCCATCGTTGCCAGCATAGAGGTACTTCGTCGTGGCAAGGTCCGTCGTGCCAAACTCTATTATCTCAGACATAGAGTGGGTAAAGCTACAAAGGTAAAACAGCGTCAGGAACGTGCCACCCCGGAAGAAACTACGGCGGCATCCTAG
- a CDS encoding tetratricopeptide repeat protein, with product MLSGRRIIGVLLFLGIFSLTFEVKGQALLPFIPPLSGEQLDNYSVRLMQDAIQLLRIQEVDLALSRAKLAVQLSPRRYETWYILGTAQSQKGNHKEALGAFLEAKKIAPDNAEVLFALGNSYFQTGEYQAAVKELEAGLKINSQSPQAYFDLGNAYFKLNQYDKAVDAYQRVLKLEASFWPAINNIGLVEYEQGKIKQAMESWRKAIAIDEQQAEPLLALAVALYTQGQTQEAIQLGKKALQLDPNYGNIHHLILNLWGEKLIADTRKFFQNRAIAVFLPKAD from the coding sequence GTGTTATCTGGCCGTAGGATCATAGGGGTTTTGTTGTTCCTGGGGATTTTTTCCCTCACCTTTGAGGTAAAAGGGCAGGCTTTATTGCCCTTTATCCCCCCCCTCAGTGGCGAGCAGTTGGACAACTACAGCGTTAGGCTGATGCAGGATGCCATTCAACTGCTGCGTATTCAAGAGGTGGATTTAGCCCTCTCCCGCGCTAAGTTGGCTGTACAACTGTCCCCCCGTCGCTATGAGACTTGGTATATTCTGGGCACTGCCCAATCCCAGAAGGGAAATCATAAAGAGGCCCTGGGGGCTTTTCTAGAGGCCAAAAAAATTGCCCCCGACAATGCTGAGGTCCTATTTGCCCTGGGAAATTCTTACTTTCAAACGGGAGAATACCAGGCGGCAGTAAAGGAGTTGGAAGCCGGCTTGAAAATCAACAGCCAGTCTCCCCAAGCCTATTTCGACTTGGGCAATGCCTATTTCAAGTTAAACCAGTATGACAAGGCCGTCGACGCCTATCAACGGGTTTTAAAACTGGAGGCTAGTTTTTGGCCCGCCATCAATAATATTGGACTGGTGGAGTACGAGCAGGGTAAAATCAAACAGGCTATGGAGTCTTGGCGTAAGGCTATTGCCATAGACGAACAACAGGCCGAGCCCCTCTTAGCTTTGGCAGTAGCCCTTTATACTCAAGGTCAAACACAAGAGGCTATCCAATTGGGGAAAAAGGCTCTACAATTAGATCCCAACTATGGCAACATCCACCATCTCATTTTGAATCTGTGGGGAGAAAAACTCATTGCAGACACCCGCAAATTCTTTCAGAATCGCGCCATTGCCGTCTTCTTGCCCAAGGCTGACTGA
- a CDS encoding phycobiliprotein lyase codes for MDVKPPMTMMDFFRKSEGVWYSKRTVHHFDTSGVEQSGDSNIIIQVLDKDDPRIIEVCKAQNVDPDLAVGGATFLWQDNLDELNPDSKWAAILVDIPDKDDKTRGRFLRNRGYVEGIPVVCQYSFAPDGVLTIVTEYEKNQGIERCWFVTDDFRVRVSTVKMMNGVNLMTYCSERRCVPEAQLKAMVSQYIPASTGQLSTVSPGSN; via the coding sequence ATGGATGTAAAACCACCGATGACAATGATGGACTTCTTCCGTAAGAGTGAGGGAGTCTGGTATTCCAAACGTACTGTTCATCATTTTGACACCTCTGGGGTGGAACAGTCGGGGGATTCTAATATAATCATCCAGGTGCTAGACAAGGATGACCCACGAATCATAGAAGTATGTAAAGCTCAAAATGTAGATCCGGACTTGGCTGTAGGTGGTGCTACCTTTCTATGGCAAGACAATCTAGACGAGTTAAACCCCGACTCCAAGTGGGCGGCGATTCTGGTGGACATTCCAGACAAGGACGACAAAACTAGAGGGCGTTTCCTGCGCAACAGGGGGTATGTGGAGGGTATACCCGTCGTGTGTCAGTACAGTTTCGCCCCTGATGGGGTTTTAACCATCGTCACCGAGTATGAGAAAAACCAGGGCATCGAAAGGTGTTGGTTTGTCACTGACGACTTCCGGGTGCGGGTGAGCACTGTTAAGATGATGAATGGGGTTAACCTGATGACCTACTGTTCCGAAAGACGCTGTGTCCCGGAGGCACAGCTGAAGGCTATGGTGTCCCAGTACATACCTGCCTCAACGGGTCAACTGTCAACTGTCTCCCCTGGAAGCAATTAG